In Gemmatimonadota bacterium, a single window of DNA contains:
- a CDS encoding TolC family protein, with product VGDGRQADVLRARVEIARMDEEVVRMGAMLAGATARLAAAADSPPDAVAGASVLPAFPDTLPALETLESLAFETRPMLAAGAADVRAASADARLARRELWPDLQVGVQYGQRRMEMGVDRMGSLMIGASLPIFARSRQLQMREETAAMHQMAEAELTAMRAETRSRLGEVFATLASTRRLRELYRATVLPQADAATMSALASYRSGAVDFMTVIDNQMGVNRYRQELFTLDAAEGRAWAELEMLVGRPLLPQTNSASAFPRAGRGAP from the coding sequence GGTCGGCGACGGGCGTCAAGCGGACGTGCTGCGGGCCCGGGTCGAGATCGCCCGCATGGACGAGGAAGTGGTCCGCATGGGCGCGATGCTCGCGGGCGCGACGGCGCGACTCGCCGCGGCTGCCGATTCGCCGCCGGATGCTGTGGCCGGCGCGTCGGTGTTGCCGGCGTTCCCGGACACGCTACCCGCACTCGAGACCTTGGAGAGTCTCGCGTTCGAGACGCGGCCGATGCTCGCCGCTGGTGCCGCCGACGTGCGCGCTGCGTCCGCCGACGCGAGGCTTGCCCGGCGCGAGTTGTGGCCCGACCTGCAGGTTGGCGTGCAGTACGGCCAGCGACGCATGGAAATGGGGGTGGACCGCATGGGAAGCCTCATGATCGGCGCCTCGCTCCCGATCTTCGCCCGATCCCGGCAGCTCCAGATGCGCGAGGAGACCGCGGCGATGCACCAGATGGCCGAGGCGGAACTGACCGCTATGCGCGCGGAAACACGCAGCCGACTCGGCGAGGTCTTCGCGACGCTCGCGAGCACGCGCCGCCTTCGCGAGCTCTACCGCGCGACCGTCCTCCCCCAAGCCGACGCGGCGACGATGTCCGCGCTCGCCTCGTACCGGTCGGGCGCCGTGGACTTCATGACTGTGATCGACAACCAGATGGGCGTGAACCGGTACCGGCAGGAGCTCTTCACACTCGACGCGGCGGAAGGCCGCGCGTGGGCCGAGCTCGAGATGCTGGTCGGTCGTCCGCTCCTACCCCAGACCAATTCGGCCTCCGCGTTCCCGCGCGCCGGCAGAGGTGCCCCGTGA